The following proteins are co-located in the Imtechella halotolerans genome:
- a CDS encoding glycosyltransferase family 2 protein: protein MTIAHSYIVAFLEVYEWFIAGYVFLYMTLYLLFAFLSYYAIRKYVTKRFYINEEVLLKSNEALGVSVVAPAFNEAATIVYNVKSLLSLSYPKFEVVIVNDGSTDDTLEKLIKAFQLVKVDFYYQERIPTHTVRGHYKSKNPVYSKLLVVDKENGKSKADASNAGINSSQYPLFLCTDVDCILRADTIVKLVKPFIESKTKVIATGAAIRSSNACSVKEGFMLKVHFPNKWYPMFQELEYVRAFLFGRMAWSQINGLLLVSGGLGMFDKEVVIEAGGYWHKSLGEDMELIIRMRKLMYEKKEKFKIQYIPESLCWTEVPPTYNILMRQRIRWARGLVQTLNLHRSVMFNPKYKGMGLFSMPYFLFFEFLSPVIELIGIFVILLSLIMSYFGMGFINYDFLIWTMLFVYLFYINITIISILLDELLYKSYANVKEVMKLIGMSLIEPLFYHPVVVLAAIKGYYRFFMKKEQNWGVMVRQGYEQAQTQK, encoded by the coding sequence ATGACAATAGCGCATAGCTACATTGTGGCCTTTTTAGAAGTATATGAATGGTTTATCGCAGGATATGTGTTTCTGTATATGACGCTGTACCTACTTTTTGCGTTCTTATCCTATTATGCCATACGAAAATATGTCACCAAACGATTTTATATTAATGAAGAAGTGCTTTTGAAATCAAATGAGGCGCTTGGAGTTTCTGTAGTTGCGCCTGCATTTAATGAGGCGGCTACTATCGTATATAATGTGAAGTCTTTACTGTCTTTATCCTATCCAAAGTTTGAAGTTGTTATTGTAAATGACGGGAGCACAGACGATACCTTAGAAAAATTAATTAAAGCATTTCAGTTAGTAAAGGTTGATTTTTATTATCAAGAACGTATTCCTACTCATACTGTAAGAGGTCATTATAAATCCAAAAACCCAGTGTATTCAAAGCTTTTGGTGGTGGATAAAGAAAATGGTAAATCTAAGGCTGATGCTTCAAATGCGGGAATAAACTCTTCTCAGTATCCTTTGTTTTTGTGTACAGATGTAGATTGTATCCTTAGGGCAGATACTATAGTGAAGTTGGTGAAGCCATTTATTGAGAGTAAGACTAAGGTGATCGCTACTGGTGCAGCCATAAGAAGTTCTAACGCTTGTAGTGTTAAAGAAGGATTTATGCTGAAGGTGCATTTCCCTAATAAATGGTATCCTATGTTTCAGGAGCTTGAATATGTAAGGGCTTTTTTATTCGGTAGAATGGCATGGAGTCAAATTAATGGACTTTTGCTAGTTTCTGGAGGGCTGGGGATGTTTGATAAGGAGGTAGTAATAGAGGCTGGGGGGTATTGGCATAAATCCCTAGGAGAGGATATGGAACTGATTATTCGTATGCGTAAATTAATGTACGAAAAAAAGGAAAAGTTTAAAATTCAATACATACCGGAATCCCTGTGTTGGACGGAAGTACCTCCAACCTATAATATACTAATGCGCCAACGGATAAGGTGGGCTAGGGGATTAGTGCAAACCTTGAACCTGCATCGATCTGTAATGTTTAATCCTAAGTATAAAGGAATGGGTTTGTTTTCTATGCCTTATTTCTTGTTTTTCGAGTTTCTATCTCCTGTTATAGAACTCATTGGTATTTTTGTTATTCTTTTGAGTTTAATTATGTCCTATTTCGGTATGGGATTTATTAATTACGATTTTCTTATTTGGACCATGTTGTTTGTCTATCTTTTTTACATCAATATTACCATCATTTCGATATTGCTGGATGAACTCTTGTATAAGAGTTATGCAAATGTAAAGGAGGTAATGAAGTTAATAGGGATGTCATTGATAGAGCCTTTATTCTATCATCCTGTAGTAGTTTTGGCTGCCATTAAAGGATATTATCGTTTTTTCATGAAAAAAGAGCAAAACTGGGGAGTGATGGTTAGGCAAGGATATGAACAGGCTCAAACTCAAAAGTGA